Genomic window (Granulicella arctica):
CGAGAGCAATCAGGAAGCCACGACTATCTCCGAATCGCTGTACCAGCCATCGGGCGGCAGTTCCAACAGCTCGAACAAGGAGTTTTTCTACCGGACGCCTGCTCAGATCTTCGCCCACCTGCTTCGCGAAGGCCCGACGCCGCACACGCTGGCGCAATGGATGGCGGATGAAAGTTTCCTGCAAAAGAAGGTCAAGGGAACGGAGATGGCGTTCTATATCGACCGCAAAGCTGGCCCTCAGGCGGCGGGTGTTCTGGCCAGTCTCGGCCTGGTCGCGCAGAGCCTCCGTCTGCTGCCGAGGAAGGAAGAAACCACGTCGATTTGGAACGCAACGGATTGGGCCAAAAATCGCGAGGGCTGGATCTTTATCACCTCCAAGAAGTCTCAGCGCGAGGTGCTGCGTCCACTTATCTCGCTATGGATCGACATCCTCGTAATGCGCTTGATGGAGATTCCCAAACCGGGGCAAAAGCAGGTCTGGTTTGTGATCGACGAGCTGGCCAGTCTGCAGAAGCTGCCCCAGCTCCACAGCGCCATGACAGAGAGCCGGAAGTCAAAAAATCCGCTCGTGGTCGGTTTCCAGGGGCGTGCGCAACTGGAGGACATCTACGGCAAAATCGCCGAGGTCATGTTGAGCCAGCCCGCCACCAAAATTTTCATGAAAACCACGGAAGGCAAAGCCGCCGAATGGATCTCCGACACGCTTGGCAAGGTTGAGATCGAGCGTCTGAAGGAGACGCACTTCGACGGCTCTCGCGCGGGCAAAAACTACACCATCGACAGGCAAATTGAGCCTCTGGTCATGGCCTCTGAAATCTCCGGTTTGGACGACCGCCGCGCGTATCTCAAACTTGGCAATCGGATCGCCCGCTTCGACTTCGACTATCACGGCCTGCCGACCGTGACGGATGCGTTTATTCCTCGCGAAAACATCGACGACAAGCTGAAGTTCGATCGCCGCACCCTAGAGCCGCTGACACCGGCGGCATGCTCGGCTCCGGCTGAACCTTTGACGCAACCAGAGACGCCGGCCCAGCCCAGACCCGAAGCCAACGACTCACAGGAACCCAAGCAGAAAGGAGGTGCGCAGTACCGGCGCGCCCTCACGCTGGCCTGGGATGGACCCGACGAGAATTCCAAGACGCAGCCCATCGCGCAGCCGGTAGCGCAGCTCAGCGGCATCGCTGCCATCGCTGCCGAGTTTCTTCAGGAGTTGCAACAGTTCCGCGAGTCGCTGGAGGCGCAGGGCCGCGACTTCTCGGAAGACGAGTTGAAGGCGGTCAAAGAGGGGTGGGACGATATCGTCAAGCGGGACGAAGAGCAACCGGAGCAGACCACTTCCGACCCGATCATGCTCACGGATTTGGACCCGTATCTGATTCCGCTGCACGATCCTCAGCACCATACCCATATCCAGGCTTACGACGATGAGCAATTCAGCCTCTCTCTGGAGTAGCCCCGATGCTGACGATTTCGAAGGCACTTAATGCCTCGCAGGCGGGCACGTATCACACTAAGGATTTCGTATCCGAGACGCAGAGCTACTACGCCAAAGACGACGTCCTGCTGGGCGAGTGGCAGGGCGAGTTGGCAGGCAGGTTCGGCCTCTCGGGAACCGTCAGCAAAGCCGACTTCATGGCTCTCGCCAATGGTCAGAATCCGCGAACCGGCGAGCAGATGGTGAAGCATCGCATCGCAGGCGAACAGACCAACCCGGATGGTTCCATCACGAAGGCGGTGGAGCACCGCGCCGGTTGGGACGCTACCTTTTCCGCGCCCAAATCCGTGTCCCTGACAGCCCTTGTGGGCGGCGATGAGAGCGTGCGCCTGGCTCATCGGGAGGCGGTGACCGCCGCGCTCTCGGAGCTGGAGCAGTACACGCAAGCACGAATCGGCGGCAACAACCCCGCCGAGCAGACCGGGCGATTTGTCGCGGCTAAGTTCGAGCACGATATCGACGACCGAATCGCCGAACTCAATACGCAGCGTTATTCACTGACGCAAAACAGAAAGAGGATTTTATCCTCCTTAGAAAATGACCAAATTCTTTTCAGCCCCGATGAGGCCGAGCGACTGTTCAAGGAAGCTGGAGTTTTCTTTAAGGATCAGATCAAGAAGGATTTTCAGCAGCTCATCTCATTTAACCGAGCGATAAGCGACGAACGACGGGTATATCTGCAAGAAGAGCGTACCGAGGTCGAAGCAGAGCTGAAGAAGATTGGTGCCGAACTGAACACTCTTGGAAAGCGCAGGTCGGAGAACCTCGCATTTTTGAGCGCGACCGACGCTTTCGATAAGTACAAACAATTCTCCGATGAAATGGTCACGCTGAGAGCGGATATAACCTCGCTTGAAAGACAGCGAGGCTTCCTACATCGACTTCAACAGCTTCGAACTGAAATTCGTACCATCGTCGATGAAAGGGCTGTCATCCAATCTCAGATCGAGGCTGACGTCGAACAGCAGAATACGGATAAATCGAGCTTGTTCTCTAGTATTCGCGTACATTTGAGCGATATTGTCGAAGAGGTCATTAACAGAAAAGCACTGCTCAGCGTCTCCCCAAATGGTCAAGGGCACTTGGAATTTGAAGCTGAC
Coding sequences:
- a CDS encoding type IV secretion system DNA-binding domain-containing protein, which gives rise to MFYLEGAKRRQPRLALPVDFEDGQTTLPNGKTVPVQLTLLPQAQGYRSFGRSLPQKFQDASLYHWLRFTFFKGDSVPRLFLPSYIEAGVLLAIMLWFAVPADIKRLKVLKYGRVLRGPEMMSPREFHRAVMREFWRHPLGEFRAWRASKKGGNQAHLGLGFKTTEMTGLMRIPPGKESQHFQMMGDTGAGKTTLIMQLLRQIRDRGDVAIVYDPASEFVQRFYDEKRGDIILNPLDARCPFWSPAMEIESNQEATTISESLYQPSGGSSNSSNKEFFYRTPAQIFAHLLREGPTPHTLAQWMADESFLQKKVKGTEMAFYIDRKAGPQAAGVLASLGLVAQSLRLLPRKEETTSIWNATDWAKNREGWIFITSKKSQREVLRPLISLWIDILVMRLMEIPKPGQKQVWFVIDELASLQKLPQLHSAMTESRKSKNPLVVGFQGRAQLEDIYGKIAEVMLSQPATKIFMKTTEGKAAEWISDTLGKVEIERLKETHFDGSRAGKNYTIDRQIEPLVMASEISGLDDRRAYLKLGNRIARFDFDYHGLPTVTDAFIPRENIDDKLKFDRRTLEPLTPAACSAPAEPLTQPETPAQPRPEANDSQEPKQKGGAQYRRALTLAWDGPDENSKTQPIAQPVAQLSGIAAIAAEFLQELQQFRESLEAQGRDFSEDELKAVKEGWDDIVKRDEEQPEQTTSDPIMLTDLDPYLIPLHDPQHHTHIQAYDDEQFSLSLE
- the mobF gene encoding MobF family relaxase; translated protein: MLTISKALNASQAGTYHTKDFVSETQSYYAKDDVLLGEWQGELAGRFGLSGTVSKADFMALANGQNPRTGEQMVKHRIAGEQTNPDGSITKAVEHRAGWDATFSAPKSVSLTALVGGDESVRLAHREAVTAALSELEQYTQARIGGNNPAEQTGRFVAAKFEHDIDDRIAELNTQRYSLTQNRKRILSSLENDQILFSPDEAERLFKEAGVFFKDQIKKDFQQLISFNRAISDERRVYLQEERTEVEAELKKIGAELNTLGKRRSENLAFLSATDAFDKYKQFSDEMVTLRADITSLERQRGFLHRLQQLRTEIRTIVDERAVIQSQIEADVEQQNTDKSSLFSSIRVHLSDIVEEVINRKALLSVSPNGQGHLEFEADILDEAGNMTSADLGHTYRKLLCIAFDMALLRARLDEKFPRFVYHDGVFESLDDRKKEKLLTVIREYAELGLQPTITLIDSDLPPRSEKEGSVFADAEIVLTLHDEGESGRLFKMRAW